The Calditrichota bacterium genome includes the window CGTCTGGATTCGTACAAACTGGATCAGCGAAAAACGGAGATCCAGCTCAGCCCGCGTCTGGCCGTCAATCTGCTTCCGTCGGCGAATGTGGCTTTTCGCGCGTCTGTGGGCAGGGGATACCGCGTTCCCACGATTATGGAGCGTTTCCTGACCCTCAGTTTAGCCGGATTTGAAGTGATGCCCAACCCTGAGCTGAAAGCCGAGCGCTCGTGGTCAACCGAAATGGGTGTGCGCAGTAACCTGACATCCAACTGGTATGTTGACCTTGCGGTTTTTCAAAACGATTTTTGGGACATGATTGAACCGACCATTGATATAACGTCCAATTCAATCCAGTTCTTGAATATCAGCCGGCCCCGCATCCGGGGGGTGGAATTTACCAGCGAAGGGCGTTGGTGGCACAATCACCTGGGGCTGGATGTCAGCTTCACGCTGATGGACCACAAAGACCTGGTTACGGGAAAGCGCCTGTTTTATCGGCCCCGAAGAATAGCGACGGTTATTCCCTCGCTGCGTTTTTGGAAGAGTGAATTACAGGTGGAGTTCGACTATTCCAGCCGGGTCGATCGGGTGCAGGTTTTCCCGCTGGACGAGCGGGTGCCCCGAAAGGTCTGGAATATCCGCTGGGTTCAGCGTATCCCTCGTAAAAAACTGACATTTGTGTTTGAGGTTAACAATTTATTCAACTACAATTACACCATGCGGGAGCGGTATCTGGAACCCATTCGCAATTTCAGACTGGGAATGACCGGGTATTTCTGAACCGCTTCGGAGGTTTGAATGATCCCTTTTGGAGAGCATTCAAATTGCGTAGGGAAAAACGACCGTTGTTTGACAGGTGAAAGTTCGTGCTCATTTGTGGGCAATTTATTAGGGGGATATTTAAACATTTCAGGGAGGAAAATATGAAAAAAACGGTTTTTATCTGGATCGTGATTGTACTGTTTTTTGGCATAAATCAGGCGTATTCTCAGCCCAAAGTGGGTGAGATTCTGGGAAGCCGGGGGAAAGGTGTGGTGATTAAACTGGGGCAGAAGGATCACATTCAAAATAATCAAGTATTTGATATTTATCGGGATGTCATCAAAAACGGAAAGCGAAAGCGGATAAAAATCGGTCGTGTTCTGGTGATTAAGGCGTATGAAAACATTTCCGTGGCAAAGATTCAGTCGCTCAAAAAAGGAATTGTTATTCGGAAGGGAGATATTGCCGTGCGTGTTCCTCCCTCCTTTTTTTCGGATTATTTCGCAAAGGGAAACCTGCAATTTTCCGGGAGTGTGGGCATGGCCAAATTGTATTTAACGGATTTTAACCGATCGTTTGTAGCCTACGCCTCGCAAAATCTGGTCAATGCAAAAGAGAAGAAAATTCACTCGGGAACCCTTTTTCGGGGACGATTAAAAGCAAGGCTGCCTCATCGACTCACGGCCATTCTGGAGGGGGAGTACCTCTCCACGTCAACGGCTCTGAATGCTGTGAATCAAAACCGGGTGGCCGTGGCCCTCAAGCGCGTTCTGGAAACCTGGAGCGGGAGCGTAGGCCTGGCGTACAGTTTGTGGCAGACGCAACGCTGGGAGCTCTTTACCGGCGCAAAAGTCGGGCTTCTGAAAAGCGATATTAAATTCCTCAACGCTTTTGGCAACGGATCGTACAGAAACAGCTATTTTGAAGAATGGAACACCAGCTCCGGACTTTTTGCCGGACTGTCTTACTCCCCCACACATCTGTTTTCCGTAACCCTCGAAGGCGGTTACGACGCTCGAAATCTCGGGCACCTTTCCGGCTATTCGTACCAAAATGGCGTGAAACTGGAACATGTGATTGCCCGGGCGCCCGACAACCACGCCATTACAACCGATCTCTCCGGATTTTCAACGACACTCGGCATGAGTGTCCGATTCTGAAAAATTCACAGTCCCCGGCACGTTCGATGTGCCGGGGAAGTGTGAGGTTTTGACTTCTTACTTGAATCTTCCCGTAATTTTTTGTACTTTTAATCAATCCGTTTTTACGAATCATGAACCCTCATTCAGGCACATTTTAATGATTAAACTTCGCTTAACCTTTGGCGAAAAAGCGGTTCCCGGTTTCCTGACAAAAGAGAATCCACACCAATTTGTGGAATTGTACGAGCTTTTCGGATTCCCGGAACACGTAACTTTTTGGGCGCCCGCTTCCCTTCCGGAAGACGTCATCAACCCCTTCGAAGCAGCCTTTCGGGAAAAAGGGAAACAGGTGAAACGCGTTCGGGTTGCGGTTCCGGTCATTTCCGACCTGGCAAGTTTAACACCCATTTTGGGCCGGTTGGAACCCGGTACCTCCCTTTCCGACCAGTCGATTATTCTTTTCGGCGGAGAGCGGCTTTTTAATGTTGTTGACTATTTATTCAGTTTGCTGAAAAGCAGACCGCATATTTTTCATTTACCCACGACACTGTCTGCTCAGGCGGAATTCCCCTTTTTACAACATTCTTTTTTATTCGATGGAGCTGTTCCCAACCGCTTTAAACCGCAGGGTGTGTTCCGGGAAATGGTCTGGGTCGATGTTCACACGTTGCAGTTTTTGCCTGAGCCGGCCTACCAAATGGGACTGCTGACCCTCGTTCGGTTGGCCACGCTTCTGGATCGACAGCTTTTTGTTTTTCTGGAAGAAAACGTGCCGCAGCTCCTTTCCAGAGATTCCGATACGCTTTTACAGGTTCTTTATAAGATTTACCAGATCAAAAAGAGCGTTCTGTTTCCCACGGAATTTCATCAAATCCTGGAACGATTTTTTACGGAGCCCCTCATTAGTTTTTGCGGCGTGCTGGGTACGCAGTGTCCCGATTTTTCTCCCCGTCAGCTTTACCTGTGGGATATTCTCT containing:
- a CDS encoding 3-dehydroquinate synthase, encoding MIKLRLTFGEKAVPGFLTKENPHQFVELYELFGFPEHVTFWAPASLPEDVINPFEAAFREKGKQVKRVRVAVPVISDLASLTPILGRLEPGTSLSDQSIILFGGERLFNVVDYLFSLLKSRPHIFHLPTTLSAQAEFPFLQHSFLFDGAVPNRFKPQGVFREMVWVDVHTLQFLPEPAYQMGLLTLVRLATLLDRQLFVFLEENVPQLLSRDSDTLLQVLYKIYQIKKSVLFPTEFHQILERFFTEPLISFCGVLGTQCPDFSPRQLYLWDILWRWHYSLEIGKGDAMDFRRLRALLKSLKLSVRVSPEIESCLKRVTDFPGEALPKEVVLPRAFGKVTLQVDFDRALFRQSLEAVGRIFTKA